The following are encoded in a window of Polynucleobacter sp. VK25 genomic DNA:
- the rapZ gene encoding RNase adapter RapZ: MQINLITGISGSGKSVALRAFEDAGYDCVDNLPVSLLESLISTLEKEKCEQVAVAIDARRGQTIADLPSILESLRKNHQVRVVFLNADTNTLIQRFSETRRRHPLSTNGKQSQSATLIEAIDKERNLLEPLRTQAHSIDTSNLPAHALRSWIQDLLKDKPVGLTVVFESFGFKKGVPSEADLVFDVRCLPNPHYDKVLRPLTGNDKPVKEFLEKIPEVVSMETDITQFINKWLPHYIADGRSYLTVAIGCTGGQHRSVYLVGRLSEHFRAQKDLMDLQLNFLNRHRELDSIPVAKA; the protein is encoded by the coding sequence ATGCAGATTAATCTGATTACCGGAATCTCAGGCTCAGGTAAATCAGTAGCCCTGAGGGCTTTCGAGGATGCAGGCTATGACTGCGTAGACAATCTTCCTGTTTCACTTCTTGAGAGCCTCATCTCCACCCTTGAAAAAGAAAAGTGCGAGCAAGTGGCAGTCGCTATTGACGCACGTCGGGGTCAGACCATTGCAGACCTGCCGTCTATTCTCGAGAGCTTACGTAAAAATCACCAAGTACGAGTAGTTTTCTTAAACGCTGATACCAATACTCTCATTCAGCGCTTTTCAGAGACACGTCGACGTCACCCCCTCTCCACCAATGGCAAGCAGTCGCAATCTGCAACATTAATTGAAGCAATTGATAAAGAACGTAATCTGTTGGAGCCATTGCGTACCCAAGCCCACAGCATTGATACTAGTAACCTCCCTGCTCATGCACTACGTTCTTGGATTCAGGATCTCCTCAAAGACAAGCCAGTAGGCCTCACAGTAGTTTTTGAATCCTTCGGCTTTAAAAAAGGTGTGCCTAGCGAAGCTGACTTGGTATTTGATGTGCGCTGCCTACCCAATCCCCACTATGACAAAGTATTGCGACCACTCACCGGCAACGACAAACCTGTAAAAGAATTTCTAGAAAAAATTCCTGAGGTAGTCAGCATGGAAACAGACATCACCCAATTTATTAACAAATGGTTGCCCCATTACATCGCCGATGGTCGGAGTTACTTAACGGTTGCTATTGGCTGTACCGGTGGTCAACACCGTTCTGTTTATCTAGTGGGTCGTCTGAGCGAACATTTCCGCGCCCAAAAAGATTTGATGGACTTGCAGCTTAATTTTTTAAATCGCCACCGCGAACTAGACTCAATCCCTGTAGCAAAAGCTTAA
- a CDS encoding PTS sugar transporter subunit IIA has product MNALTNLFTPDCIALDVPAKSRADAFAAAGELFAKQTGIEASSVVEFLNARENLGSTALGAGVAIPHGRVKGLKQPSAAFMRLQNPIEFAAPDNETVSILIFLLVPEKATQQHLEILSSIAQLLSDADARQTLSSVADPVKVCELLQHWGTAK; this is encoded by the coding sequence ATGAATGCCCTGACCAATCTTTTTACTCCCGACTGCATTGCATTAGACGTCCCCGCCAAAAGCAGGGCTGATGCATTTGCAGCCGCTGGAGAACTATTCGCTAAACAAACGGGTATTGAGGCCAGCTCCGTAGTTGAGTTCCTCAATGCACGCGAAAATTTAGGCTCCACCGCACTTGGTGCTGGCGTAGCTATTCCCCATGGTCGCGTGAAAGGCTTAAAACAGCCTAGCGCTGCGTTCATGAGGCTGCAAAACCCAATTGAGTTTGCAGCTCCAGATAACGAAACAGTATCTATATTAATTTTCTTGTTGGTGCCAGAAAAAGCCACTCAACAACATTTAGAAATTTTGTCTTCGATTGCCCAGCTCTTATCTGATGCAGATGCTCGTCAGACTTTGTCGTCTGTAGCGGACCCTGTAAAAGTTTGCGAACTTTTACAGCACTGGGGTACAGCAAAATGA
- a CDS encoding lipoprotein insertase outer membrane protein LolB: protein MSKFRLKPLLRGLFLAALAGGVISSAHAQTQPNGLQTGEGIFEVLASEIALQRGEAGLAYNTYLEMARQYKDPRLAQRAMEIAIAGGSPDLAMQAAKTWDELSPAADSKPKEVLVTLLVLGNRWAEAVKPAIALLRQQSPAQQENTLLQLQALLAKAKDESDALRAFYEIASTVKIPPKDPGLLYTYAMSAEKFGRIDVMEKTLRDILRKNPNDVNSLNALGYSLADRNIKLPEAYALISKAHQLSPKDSFILDSLGWVNFRLGKNAIALEQLQQAFAIKPEADIAAHTGEVLWVMNRHIEAEEMWRQGQKIDANNPTLKETLKRLKPDWTRDDQSSKGSWDGRFSVKVIGLTESQNQGGSGGFTLTQEALKDVLEIRNPMGGSIAKITITPGEATLESDGKVVTEVDADTLVQNTLGLPLPARGLSNWLRGEVRPGSEASIDRNAKGQVSKISQDGWDLVYTWSNTNKLEKLIMTRSSNIGSIDIRLVFDRPND, encoded by the coding sequence ATGAGTAAATTCAGACTAAAACCTCTTTTAAGGGGTTTATTCCTGGCAGCCTTGGCTGGTGGAGTCATTTCATCAGCGCACGCTCAAACACAGCCAAACGGACTGCAAACCGGTGAAGGCATTTTTGAGGTGCTTGCCTCTGAAATCGCCCTGCAACGCGGTGAAGCCGGTTTGGCTTACAACACCTACCTGGAGATGGCGCGTCAATACAAAGATCCCAGATTGGCTCAAAGAGCAATGGAAATTGCCATTGCGGGCGGCTCTCCAGACCTAGCCATGCAAGCGGCGAAGACCTGGGATGAACTCTCTCCAGCCGCAGATTCAAAACCGAAAGAAGTCTTAGTTACCCTCTTAGTTTTAGGCAACCGTTGGGCTGAAGCAGTGAAGCCAGCCATTGCATTACTGCGTCAACAATCTCCTGCACAGCAAGAAAATACTTTGCTGCAATTACAAGCGCTACTTGCCAAAGCAAAAGATGAGTCAGATGCCTTACGTGCCTTTTATGAAATCGCATCGACTGTCAAAATCCCGCCTAAGGATCCTGGTCTGCTGTATACCTATGCCATGTCGGCTGAAAAATTCGGTCGCATTGATGTCATGGAAAAAACCTTGCGTGATATTTTGCGCAAAAACCCCAATGATGTGAATTCACTAAATGCCCTTGGTTACTCCTTGGCCGATCGCAATATCAAGTTACCAGAAGCCTATGCACTCATTAGCAAAGCGCATCAGCTATCTCCAAAAGATAGTTTTATTTTGGACAGTCTAGGTTGGGTGAACTTTCGACTTGGTAAAAATGCAATTGCTTTAGAGCAACTACAGCAAGCATTTGCCATAAAACCAGAAGCGGATATTGCGGCCCATACAGGTGAAGTGTTGTGGGTTATGAATCGTCATATCGAGGCAGAAGAGATGTGGCGCCAGGGACAAAAAATAGATGCTAATAATCCAACCCTCAAAGAAACTTTAAAGCGCTTAAAACCTGACTGGACTAGAGATGATCAATCATCCAAAGGCTCATGGGACGGGCGTTTTTCCGTCAAAGTGATTGGTTTAACAGAGTCGCAAAACCAAGGCGGCTCTGGCGGCTTTACCTTGACACAAGAGGCATTAAAAGATGTTTTAGAGATCCGTAATCCCATGGGTGGCTCTATAGCAAAAATTACGATTACTCCCGGTGAAGCTACGCTCGAAAGTGATGGCAAAGTTGTTACCGAAGTCGATGCAGATACCTTGGTACAAAACACTTTAGGTCTTCCATTGCCAGCGCGCGGACTGTCCAATTGGCTAAGAGGCGAAGTACGTCCCGGAAGCGAAGCAAGTATTGATAGAAATGCTAAGGGTCAAGTGAGTAAGATTAGTCAAGATGGTTGGGACTTGGTATACACCTGGAGCAATACCAACAAACTTGAAAAACTCATTATGACGCGCAGCTCAAACATCGGCTCGATTGATATTCGTCTGGTGTTTGATCGTCCGAATGATTAA
- the mutY gene encoding A/G-specific adenine glycosylase, with product MSKTLSKAFASKLIAWHGVSGRSGLPWQGNRDPYAVWVSEIMLQQTQVATVLERYPRFMKRFPTVKKLATADLDDVLAEWAGLGYYSRARNLHTCAKQVMAEFGGQFPSDPILLEQLKGIGRSTAGAIAAFAFLERAPILDANVKRILARLFAIEGPIQDKAVNDRLWALATDLLPIKPVDMPVYTQALMDFGATWCTSRKPVCLGSEKKCPFAKDCQANLSDQVLLLPQKAQKTKSPEFDCNMLLMRSGNAVLLQKRPSKAIWGGLWSLPEGSWTPRVVRAKDVEISPQELFTAILPDEKSVLSKACKSVIRSHEIKHVFTHRRLWMQIWQASSSKELNFANSDLKWVPLSQLGRYGLPQPIKLLLQGLSLVRGGDLKN from the coding sequence ATGTCAAAAACGCTAAGCAAGGCCTTTGCTTCAAAGTTGATTGCTTGGCATGGTGTCAGCGGACGCTCTGGCTTACCGTGGCAGGGTAATCGAGATCCTTATGCGGTATGGGTTTCAGAAATCATGTTGCAGCAAACTCAGGTGGCTACTGTTCTTGAGCGCTACCCGCGTTTTATGAAACGCTTTCCAACGGTAAAAAAATTAGCTACTGCAGACCTTGATGACGTACTGGCAGAGTGGGCTGGTTTGGGTTACTACTCTCGCGCTAGAAATCTACATACTTGCGCAAAACAGGTGATGGCGGAGTTTGGCGGCCAGTTTCCAAGTGATCCTATTCTGCTTGAGCAGCTGAAGGGTATTGGCCGCTCCACTGCGGGTGCTATTGCCGCATTTGCTTTTCTTGAGCGAGCCCCTATTTTGGACGCCAACGTCAAACGTATTCTCGCGCGTTTATTTGCAATTGAAGGACCGATACAGGATAAGGCGGTAAACGATCGCCTTTGGGCTTTGGCAACTGATTTGTTGCCAATTAAGCCTGTTGATATGCCAGTCTATACGCAGGCATTGATGGACTTTGGTGCCACTTGGTGCACATCTCGCAAGCCGGTGTGTTTGGGCTCTGAAAAAAAGTGCCCATTCGCAAAAGATTGCCAGGCAAATTTAAGTGATCAAGTCCTTTTGCTGCCGCAAAAAGCGCAGAAGACAAAATCCCCTGAATTTGATTGCAATATGTTGCTCATGCGTTCGGGTAATGCTGTCCTTTTGCAAAAGCGTCCTAGTAAGGCTATTTGGGGCGGTCTCTGGTCCCTGCCTGAAGGGTCTTGGACTCCTAGAGTAGTTCGTGCAAAAGACGTCGAGATAAGTCCCCAGGAATTATTTACGGCTATATTGCCAGATGAAAAGTCTGTACTGAGTAAGGCGTGTAAATCAGTGATTCGGAGCCATGAAATTAAACATGTCTTTACGCATCGTCGCTTGTGGATGCAGATTTGGCAGGCAAGCTCCTCAAAAGAGTTGAATTTTGCAAATTCAGATCTGAAGTGGGTACCCCTGAGCCAATTGGGACGCTATGGCTTGCCGCAGCCGATTAAGCTTTTGCTACAGGGATTGAGTCTAGTTCGCGGTGGCGATTTAAAAAATTAA
- the mutM gene encoding bifunctional DNA-formamidopyrimidine glycosylase/DNA-(apurinic or apyrimidinic site) lyase: MPELPEVEVTRLGIAPHLEGRKVSAVKVIDGRLRWPVPASLSKSLPGQKVHAIERRGKYLLFEMDTGYLLIHLGMTGTLRVLPSSDALKIHDRVTLEFGKLSLRLHDPRKFGAVLWHPKSKGPIETFTLLQKLGVEPFSPEFEGELGAEILYQISRKRSIAVKQFLLAGQAVVGVGNIYCSESLFEAGIHPVKAAGKLTRPQCSRLAMAVRSILKKAIAAGGSSLKDFVNSDGDPGHFMVQTKVYDRKGLPCKVCKTPIHQIVQGQRSTYFCPQCQKR, from the coding sequence ATGCCAGAACTTCCAGAAGTAGAAGTCACCCGATTAGGAATTGCTCCCCATCTCGAGGGGCGCAAGGTCAGCGCCGTCAAGGTTATTGATGGACGCCTGCGTTGGCCAGTGCCCGCTAGCCTGTCTAAAAGCTTGCCTGGGCAAAAAGTGCATGCCATTGAGAGGCGTGGAAAGTACCTTTTATTCGAAATGGATACAGGCTATTTGCTGATTCATTTAGGGATGACCGGAACTTTACGTGTGCTCCCAAGTTCCGATGCTCTTAAGATTCATGATCGAGTGACGCTAGAGTTTGGCAAGTTGAGTTTGCGTTTGCACGACCCACGAAAATTCGGCGCGGTCTTATGGCACCCTAAATCAAAGGGCCCGATTGAAACATTTACTCTTTTGCAAAAGCTTGGAGTTGAGCCATTTTCTCCGGAGTTTGAGGGTGAGTTGGGCGCAGAGATTTTGTATCAAATCTCCCGTAAACGGAGTATTGCTGTGAAGCAGTTTCTTTTGGCGGGGCAAGCAGTTGTTGGTGTTGGCAATATTTATTGTTCAGAAAGCTTGTTTGAGGCTGGTATTCATCCAGTAAAAGCTGCAGGCAAACTGACGCGACCACAATGCTCACGTCTTGCAATGGCAGTGAGATCAATACTGAAAAAAGCCATTGCTGCTGGCGGTAGTTCATTAAAAGATTTTGTGAATAGCGATGGCGATCCTGGACACTTTATGGTTCAAACCAAAGTCTATGACCGCAAAGGCTTGCCATGCAAGGTATGTAAAACACCGATTCATCAGATAGTGCAGGGTCAACGCTCTACTTATTTCTGTCCCCAATGTCAAAAACGCTAA
- the hpf gene encoding ribosome hibernation-promoting factor, HPF/YfiA family, producing MNLKINSRHMEVTPAMRSHLEAGLAKIRKHFDHVIDASAFLVVDNAKEKDLRQSAEITIHLKGKDLFAEAHNADLYHAMDAVVDKLERQVVKHKEKIQDHHHEKHFE from the coding sequence ATGAATTTGAAAATTAATAGCCGTCATATGGAAGTTACCCCTGCCATGCGCTCTCATCTTGAGGCAGGATTGGCCAAAATTCGCAAGCACTTCGATCACGTCATTGATGCGTCCGCCTTCCTGGTAGTAGACAACGCTAAGGAGAAGGATCTTCGTCAAAGCGCCGAGATCACCATTCACCTTAAGGGTAAGGATCTGTTCGCTGAAGCACACAACGCCGATCTCTATCACGCCATGGATGCAGTGGTGGATAAATTAGAACGTCAAGTTGTAAAACACAAAGAAAAGATCCAAGATCATCATCACGAAAAGCATTTTGAGTGA
- the hprK gene encoding HPr(Ser) kinase/phosphatase produces the protein MTQPLLLDGVTAQQIFDDNVSDLKLSWIGGLEGADRTFPPEAVKAAAASSDLVGHLNLIHPSRIQIFGEQEVDYHAALEPKQKQEQIASLISKTPPCVIVADGKSADPDLQLFCQRSSTPLFTTAISAAEVIDHLRTYLTKIGAPQITMHGVFMDILGLGVLLTGESGLGKSELGLELISRGHGLVADDAVDFARLGPDYIEGRCPVILRNLLEVRGLGLLDIRTIFGETAVRRKLKLRLIVQLVRRNDGEFERLPLEAQHIDVLGIPIRTVKIQVAAGRNLAVLVEAAVRNTILQLRGIDTLKEFIERQRIQMNADTETSKSQGRLL, from the coding sequence ATGACGCAGCCTTTACTCCTAGACGGAGTAACTGCTCAGCAGATTTTTGATGACAATGTTTCAGATCTAAAGCTTTCTTGGATCGGCGGTCTTGAGGGTGCTGATCGTACTTTTCCGCCTGAAGCAGTTAAGGCTGCTGCTGCTAGCTCGGACTTGGTAGGTCACTTAAACCTGATTCACCCGAGCCGCATTCAAATCTTTGGCGAGCAAGAAGTGGACTATCACGCTGCTCTAGAGCCGAAACAAAAACAAGAACAAATTGCGAGCTTGATCTCAAAGACACCTCCTTGCGTCATTGTGGCGGACGGCAAGAGTGCGGATCCAGACTTGCAGCTCTTCTGCCAGCGCTCTTCAACACCCTTATTTACTACAGCCATTTCCGCCGCGGAAGTCATTGACCATTTACGCACTTACCTCACCAAAATTGGTGCGCCCCAAATCACGATGCATGGCGTCTTCATGGACATCTTGGGCTTGGGCGTACTACTTACCGGCGAATCCGGGCTTGGTAAAAGTGAATTAGGTCTTGAATTGATTTCTCGTGGGCACGGATTAGTAGCAGACGATGCCGTTGACTTTGCGCGACTTGGCCCCGATTACATTGAAGGCCGTTGCCCCGTCATCTTGCGTAATCTTCTTGAAGTTCGCGGCTTAGGCCTCTTAGATATTCGCACCATCTTCGGTGAGACTGCAGTGCGCCGCAAATTAAAGCTACGTTTAATTGTGCAACTGGTTCGTAGGAATGATGGTGAATTCGAGCGATTACCTCTTGAAGCCCAGCATATCGACGTACTAGGAATTCCCATTCGTACAGTCAAAATTCAAGTGGCCGCAGGTCGTAACTTAGCCGTATTAGTTGAAGCTGCTGTGCGTAATACGATTTTGCAATTGCGCGGTATCGATACGTTAAAAGAATTTATTGAACGTCAGCGCATTCAGATGAATGCCGACACTGAAACTAGCAAGTCTCAAGGTCGTTTACTTTAA
- the lptB gene encoding LPS export ABC transporter ATP-binding protein: protein MTADLTQANNAPTLSAHNLQKRYGSRTVVRDVSVQVRCGEVVGLLGPNGAGKTTSFYMIVGLVPLDGGNIVLDGTDITHLPIHERARMGLSYLPQEASVFRKLNVAENIQAVLELQVQGGKSLSKAEIASRLDELLGELQISHLRNNPALSLSGGERRRVEIARALASQPKFILLDEPFAGVDPIAVGEIQRIVRFLRDRQIGVLITDHNVRETLGICDHAYIISEGSVLAEGKPDQIIQNDAVRRVYLGENFRM, encoded by the coding sequence ATGACAGCGGATTTAACTCAAGCCAATAATGCACCCACACTTAGTGCCCATAACTTACAAAAACGTTATGGCTCAAGAACTGTGGTTCGTGATGTATCCGTACAAGTTAGATGCGGAGAAGTTGTAGGCTTGCTTGGCCCTAATGGAGCAGGTAAAACCACTTCCTTCTACATGATTGTTGGGCTTGTTCCGCTTGATGGTGGAAATATTGTTTTGGATGGCACCGACATCACACACTTACCCATTCATGAACGCGCACGTATGGGTCTGTCCTATTTACCGCAAGAGGCTTCCGTATTTAGAAAGCTGAATGTAGCTGAAAATATCCAGGCAGTCCTAGAGCTCCAAGTACAAGGTGGTAAGTCTCTCAGCAAGGCTGAGATTGCCAGCCGCCTAGATGAGCTTTTAGGGGAGCTCCAAATTAGCCACCTACGGAATAATCCAGCCCTTTCCCTGTCGGGCGGAGAGCGCAGACGCGTGGAGATTGCCAGGGCATTGGCCTCCCAACCAAAATTTATCTTGCTAGACGAACCTTTTGCCGGCGTTGACCCTATTGCCGTTGGGGAAATCCAGCGGATTGTGCGCTTCTTGCGCGACCGTCAAATTGGGGTGCTGATTACCGACCACAATGTGCGCGAAACCCTAGGCATCTGCGACCACGCTTACATCATCAGTGAAGGCAGCGTATTAGCCGAAGGGAAACCAGATCAGATTATTCAGAACGATGCCGTCAGAAGAGTCTATCTAGGCGAAAACTTCCGGATGTAA